From the Phycisphaeraceae bacterium genome, one window contains:
- a CDS encoding ATPase, T2SS/T4P/T4SS family: MSDASIDSVKPTMRPLRIGDVLLAKGLISQDQINHALEHQRSEGSGKLLGQVLIELGMITEQQTLEAVAEALEIPFTRLGNGMVDVMLGETLPTKFLSENVAAPLFLINGVLTLAVNEPTDVFLVEEVERLTQASVQLVVATEDDIRDAQRFLTSGTMATSMEDIVRDTQFENELDGVNVAEISAEEIASGSSPVIKLVNHILFEAVREGASDIHIEPGDKSLRIRFRVDGQLTEKMAPPHGMQAPMASRIKIMAGMDISERRIPQDGGISIHCEGRQVDLRVSTMPGRYGEKVVIRIIDARNAMVGLDALGLSPRMLERYLDIVAQPNGIVLVTGPTGSGKSTTLYATLRRVVDPTRNVSTVEDPVEYAIDGVNQFQVNEKTGFTFSSALRALLRQDPDVIMVGEIRDAETARIATQAALTGHLVLSTLHTNDAPAAVTRLINIGVEPYLIAASVRATLAQRLVRKLCISCREAGPPTDDESRLLRRFGPEIAGLTEIYHAVGCRSCGNTGYKGRLGIYELYIPTDEGLDAVCRGASLQELRELAIKSDSYITLRDDGIEKVCDGHTTLAELLTATAL; this comes from the coding sequence ATGAGTGATGCGAGCATTGACAGTGTTAAACCAACCATGCGGCCGCTGCGCATCGGTGATGTTCTGCTGGCCAAGGGTCTGATCAGCCAGGATCAGATCAATCATGCGCTCGAGCACCAGCGGTCAGAGGGCAGCGGGAAGCTGCTGGGCCAGGTGCTGATCGAGCTTGGGATGATCACGGAGCAACAAACGCTTGAGGCAGTCGCCGAAGCCCTGGAGATCCCGTTTACCCGGCTCGGAAACGGGATGGTCGATGTCATGCTGGGCGAGACACTCCCGACGAAGTTTCTCTCGGAGAATGTGGCGGCGCCTTTGTTTCTGATCAACGGCGTGTTGACGCTCGCGGTCAACGAGCCGACGGACGTTTTTCTGGTCGAGGAGGTTGAGAGACTCACGCAGGCAAGCGTCCAACTGGTTGTGGCCACCGAAGACGACATCCGTGACGCCCAGCGGTTCCTGACCTCGGGGACGATGGCGACGTCGATGGAGGACATCGTCAGGGACACTCAGTTCGAGAATGAGCTCGATGGCGTCAATGTCGCGGAGATCTCTGCTGAAGAGATTGCTTCGGGCAGTTCGCCGGTGATTAAGCTGGTGAATCACATCCTCTTCGAGGCCGTTCGTGAGGGTGCGTCGGATATTCATATTGAGCCGGGTGATAAGTCGCTGCGGATCCGGTTTCGTGTCGATGGTCAGTTGACCGAGAAGATGGCTCCGCCTCATGGGATGCAGGCACCGATGGCGAGCCGGATCAAGATCATGGCGGGGATGGATATCTCCGAGCGGCGCATCCCGCAGGATGGCGGGATCTCGATTCACTGCGAGGGGCGTCAGGTAGACCTGCGTGTCTCGACGATGCCGGGGCGGTATGGCGAGAAGGTTGTGATCCGGATCATCGATGCGCGCAACGCGATGGTTGGTCTGGATGCGTTGGGGCTGAGCCCGAGGATGCTCGAGCGGTATCTCGATATCGTTGCTCAGCCCAATGGAATTGTGCTGGTCACCGGCCCGACGGGCTCGGGTAAGTCGACGACGCTTTACGCCACACTTCGGCGCGTCGTCGATCCGACGCGGAATGTCTCGACGGTGGAAGACCCGGTCGAGTACGCCATTGACGGCGTCAATCAGTTTCAGGTCAATGAGAAGACGGGATTCACCTTTTCCTCAGCATTGCGGGCGCTGCTCCGCCAGGACCCGGACGTGATCATGGTGGGTGAGATTCGTGATGCGGAGACGGCACGTATTGCCACCCAGGCCGCGCTCACCGGGCACCTGGTGCTCTCGACCCTGCATACGAATGACGCACCGGCAGCGGTGACACGGCTGATCAATATTGGTGTGGAACCTTATCTGATCGCCGCCTCCGTGCGAGCGACACTTGCACAGCGGCTGGTACGCAAGCTGTGTATCTCCTGTCGTGAAGCGGGCCCGCCAACGGATGATGAGAGTCGGCTGCTTCGCCGCTTCGGCCCGGAGATCGCAGGTCTAACCGAGATCTACCACGCGGTTGGGTGTCGGAGTTGCGGGAACACCGGCTACAAGGGGCGTCTGGGTATTTATGAGTTGTATATACCCACAGATGAGGGGCTTGACGCGGTGTGCCGAGGTGCGAGTCTTCAGGAACTGCGCGAGCTTGCGATCAAGAGTGACAGCTACATCACGCTGCGCGATGACGGCATCGAGAAGGTTTGTGATGGTCATACCACGTTGGCTGAGTTGCTGACCGCTACGGCCCTGTAG
- a CDS encoding type II secretion system F family protein, with protein sequence MPSFAFKARTNTGGLDLGVLEASSLTEAGVRLRQRGLFPVSIQPSKGKPAKAEADTPVSAAGGTVKRAQVIAFAHELSVLLDAGVTIRDALDCVTDQASSPAMRALLTEISEKVQAGGTLSQSMSKHRKVFPPLMISMIQASEASGTLGEMLDRVSNYLEQEQKIQRTLRSAMTYPAVMFVATFAITGFLIGFVLPRFAAIYASRGADLPLPTQALLGISYAVTTYWPHMIAGVIAAVVGLVLFFKTETGGSLIDTAKLRLPLIGPLFNKLYLTRSFRTMSVMIDAGVPLLDLIAITREVTSNRHMSRLWDEVAEKVKQGGSISSVLTASPLIPKSTAQMVSSGERAGRVSDVMRRIADRSEEEFERGVKSMTQFVEPAMIACLGLVVGFVAIALLLPIFSVGKVVSGG encoded by the coding sequence ATGCCTTCTTTTGCATTCAAAGCTCGAACCAACACGGGCGGTCTTGACCTGGGTGTCCTTGAAGCCTCGTCGCTGACCGAGGCGGGGGTTCGATTGCGTCAGAGGGGTCTGTTTCCCGTTTCGATTCAGCCCTCAAAGGGTAAGCCAGCTAAGGCCGAGGCTGATACCCCGGTGTCCGCAGCAGGGGGTACGGTCAAGCGAGCCCAGGTGATCGCGTTTGCTCACGAGTTGTCGGTGCTGCTTGATGCCGGAGTCACGATTCGTGATGCTCTGGACTGTGTGACGGATCAGGCGAGTTCGCCAGCGATGCGGGCGCTGCTCACAGAGATCAGCGAGAAGGTACAAGCGGGCGGAACGCTGTCGCAATCGATGTCGAAGCATCGGAAGGTATTTCCGCCTCTGATGATCAGCATGATCCAGGCCTCGGAGGCCTCAGGAACGCTTGGGGAGATGCTCGATCGGGTGAGCAACTACCTGGAGCAGGAGCAGAAGATTCAGCGGACGCTGCGGTCGGCGATGACGTATCCGGCGGTGATGTTCGTGGCAACGTTCGCGATCACGGGGTTCCTGATCGGTTTTGTTCTCCCACGATTCGCTGCGATTTACGCCAGTCGTGGGGCGGACCTGCCGTTGCCGACGCAGGCGCTGCTGGGGATTTCTTACGCTGTCACGACGTACTGGCCGCACATGATCGCTGGCGTGATAGCGGCGGTTGTTGGCCTGGTCCTGTTTTTCAAAACAGAAACCGGTGGCTCTCTTATTGATACGGCCAAGCTCCGGCTGCCTCTGATCGGCCCGCTGTTCAACAAGCTCTATCTGACACGGTCATTCCGAACGATGAGCGTGATGATCGATGCGGGGGTACCACTACTCGACCTGATCGCGATCACCCGAGAGGTGACGTCCAATCGGCACATGTCGAGGCTTTGGGATGAAGTCGCGGAGAAGGTCAAGCAGGGCGGATCGATCTCGTCGGTGCTGACGGCATCACCTCTGATCCCGAAGTCCACGGCGCAGATGGTGTCTTCTGGTGAGCGTGCCGGACGGGTCTCGGACGTGATGCGGCGAATCGCCGATCGCTCGGAGGAGGAGTTCGAACGTGGGGTCAAGTCGATGACTCAGTTTGTTGAGCCCGCGATGATCGCCTGCCTCGGATTGGTCGTCGGCTTCGTCGCGATCGCGCTGCTGCTGCCGATCTTCTCGGTGGGCAAGGTCGTCTCAGGGGGTTAG
- a CDS encoding STAS domain-containing protein, whose protein sequence is MKIKLKQQGDIAIVTLTGECIEGDHVQVHQKITESLGNGGRDIVLDCSQLQSIDSRCLEALLSLQEEVADRLGRLVIGDCSEVVDRILYATRLTSRFDREASIEKALETLGAAA, encoded by the coding sequence ATGAAGATCAAACTGAAACAGCAGGGTGACATCGCGATCGTGACGCTGACCGGCGAGTGCATTGAAGGCGATCATGTGCAAGTCCACCAGAAGATCACAGAGTCCCTGGGCAATGGGGGGCGTGACATCGTCCTTGATTGTTCGCAGCTGCAATCCATCGACTCAAGGTGCTTGGAAGCGTTGCTGAGCCTTCAAGAAGAAGTGGCTGACCGCCTTGGGCGTTTGGTGATCGGCGACTGTTCTGAGGTTGTCGATCGGATTCTCTACGCGACTCGGCTCACGAGTCGTTTCGACCGTGAGGCGTCGATTGAGAAGGCACTTGAGACGTTGGGAGCCGCGGCATGA
- a CDS encoding HD domain-containing protein → MNEFNRDYKTASSEDGLRAELGRVSRELAGTYEELSLIHRLSAHVEYHHAAEPLLDEAVNDLREVARLRVMALCLADDRPRLTSLRGKVYFPPDAVGDMRLIRSVGQWFIRRISGERHAIHLGQNGLPVPDELTGFGRDLVAVAIRHREEVVGVLFGADRFDGQPIDAVDIDRVETLASSLSIFLHNAILFAEMRSMFLGTLRALSASIDAKDSYTHGHSHRVALLTRLLAEKIDLDEHRIERLYLSALVHDLGKIGVPEAVLTKDGPLTDEEYDAIKLHPQIGARILADIEAMTDLMPGVLSHHERWSGGGYPQGLSGNAIPFAGRVIALADSFDAMRSRRSYRRAMNHQEALDQIRQGTGMQFDPELADAFCELDFSTYNQQTDPPAARAA, encoded by the coding sequence ATGAATGAGTTTAATCGAGATTATAAAACGGCTTCGTCGGAAGACGGGTTGCGCGCCGAGTTGGGTCGAGTCAGTCGCGAGCTGGCGGGGACGTATGAAGAGTTGAGTCTGATACACCGGCTGTCGGCTCACGTTGAATACCACCACGCGGCAGAGCCTTTACTTGATGAGGCGGTTAACGACCTGCGCGAGGTCGCGCGACTGCGGGTGATGGCGTTGTGTCTTGCTGATGATCGCCCGAGGCTGACCTCGTTGCGTGGGAAGGTCTACTTTCCTCCCGATGCGGTCGGCGACATGCGGTTGATTCGCTCGGTGGGGCAGTGGTTTATCAGGCGGATTTCTGGTGAGCGTCACGCGATTCATCTCGGTCAGAATGGCCTGCCGGTCCCTGATGAGTTGACGGGATTTGGCCGGGATCTGGTCGCCGTCGCGATCCGTCATCGTGAAGAAGTAGTCGGCGTTTTGTTTGGCGCGGATCGTTTTGATGGTCAGCCGATCGACGCGGTGGATATTGATCGGGTCGAGACGCTGGCGTCGAGCCTGTCGATCTTTCTGCATAACGCGATCCTGTTCGCCGAGATGCGGTCGATGTTTCTCGGTACGTTGCGGGCGTTGTCGGCATCGATCGACGCGAAGGATTCGTACACACATGGTCATTCTCATCGTGTGGCACTCCTGACGCGGCTGCTCGCGGAGAAGATTGATCTTGATGAGCACCGGATCGAGAGGCTCTATCTCTCGGCATTGGTTCACGATCTGGGCAAGATCGGTGTGCCCGAGGCGGTGCTAACGAAGGATGGCCCGTTAACGGATGAGGAGTACGACGCCATCAAGCTGCACCCGCAGATAGGTGCGCGGATTCTCGCTGACATTGAGGCGATGACGGACCTGATGCCGGGTGTGCTGTCGCATCACGAGAGGTGGTCCGGCGGTGGGTATCCGCAGGGACTGAGCGGGAATGCGATCCCGTTTGCCGGCCGTGTCATCGCGTTGGCGGACAGCTTTGACGCGATGCGTTCCCGCCGGAGTTACCGGCGTGCGATGAATCATCAGGAGGCCCTCGACCAGATCAGGCAAGGCACGGGGATGCAGTTTGACCCGGAGTTGGCCGATGCTTTTTGTGAGCTAGATTTTTCGACCTACAACCAGCAGACGGACCCACCCGCGGCTCGTGCGGCCTGA
- a CDS encoding secretin and TonB N-terminal domain-containing protein: protein MNHRTPHRLARHSLLAFALSCWAPALAQQGGVSAVPDDGEIVELIDLTADTPSGSTPGIVSVGAFGEIDLSVQNLEVDAVLSLLSEQSRRNIVASPNVRGTISASLYGVTFDEALDALISGNGYRYTERGNFIYVYTAEEMAAIEASENQPVTRIIRLDFLSAADAQAFAEPLLSQNGVIAVSQEVPEGFQPSISDGGANTFSHSDTLIVRDTPDRVEEIIATLKELDRKPEQVMIEVTILQARLGENNAFGVDFAILTDLSLASATSPLAAVNELITGTLAADSGTAISSTAGNTATGDSSIKLGVIGGDAAVFVRALETITDTTVISTPKVVVLNRQRATIDATEQLPYISTTDTEVSSTQTVETIDVGTQLIVRPFVSSDGYVRLELNPILSEGSTELSPIGVILPNTSTQALQTNVLVRSGQTVVLGGLFKEDTTKTTNQVPFLGRLPVLGNFFRGTDDSSDRVEIIFLIKPTVIRDRALAAAGEEAARGIERIRLGARTGLLPSSRLRMVRGHLADAERHAREGNTSKALWHTNIALSLEPISTEALKLKSQLVGRSLQDQERGLLEGPVQRALDAAILQFKSEPEPVSAPPAVSEPAGAPAAHEQGQVAEEVPTSGANRAVSLDAVDLSDVPRGDVPAPPAEATSADWVRVMIDQLLEVRDEAQRGLWTEGDAPSQQQAQVETRP from the coding sequence ATGAATCATCGGACACCCCATCGTCTTGCCCGGCACAGTCTGTTGGCATTTGCGTTGTCGTGCTGGGCACCGGCCCTGGCGCAGCAGGGTGGTGTTTCGGCTGTGCCTGATGACGGCGAGATCGTTGAGCTGATTGACCTGACGGCAGATACACCCAGCGGATCGACGCCTGGGATCGTCAGCGTCGGCGCGTTTGGCGAGATTGACCTGAGCGTTCAGAATCTCGAGGTTGACGCGGTGCTGAGCCTGCTTAGTGAACAGTCGCGGCGGAACATCGTGGCCAGCCCGAACGTACGTGGGACGATCTCAGCGAGTCTCTATGGCGTGACCTTTGATGAGGCGCTCGACGCGCTGATCAGCGGGAACGGGTACCGGTACACCGAGCGTGGCAACTTTATCTATGTCTACACGGCTGAGGAGATGGCGGCTATCGAGGCGTCAGAGAATCAGCCGGTGACTCGGATCATTCGGCTTGATTTTCTGAGTGCTGCGGATGCTCAGGCTTTTGCGGAGCCGCTGCTGTCACAGAATGGTGTGATCGCGGTGAGTCAAGAGGTCCCGGAGGGTTTCCAGCCGTCGATCTCGGATGGCGGGGCGAACACGTTTTCGCATTCGGACACACTGATTGTCCGTGACACGCCTGATCGGGTCGAGGAGATTATCGCGACGCTCAAGGAGCTTGATCGCAAGCCAGAGCAGGTGATGATCGAGGTGACGATTCTTCAGGCGCGGCTGGGTGAGAACAACGCATTCGGTGTTGATTTCGCTATTCTGACGGACCTGTCGCTGGCGTCGGCGACATCGCCCCTGGCCGCGGTCAATGAGTTGATCACAGGCACGCTGGCAGCTGACTCGGGGACCGCGATCAGTTCGACGGCGGGCAACACGGCGACGGGCGATTCATCGATCAAGCTCGGCGTGATTGGGGGTGACGCGGCGGTCTTTGTGCGTGCCCTTGAGACGATCACGGACACGACGGTGATCTCGACGCCTAAGGTGGTCGTGCTGAATCGTCAGCGGGCGACGATCGACGCGACGGAGCAGCTACCGTATATCTCAACGACGGACACGGAGGTGTCATCGACGCAGACGGTCGAGACGATCGATGTCGGTACGCAGCTGATCGTGCGGCCGTTCGTGTCGAGCGATGGGTATGTCCGGCTGGAACTCAATCCGATTCTGTCCGAGGGCAGCACGGAGTTAAGTCCGATCGGGGTGATCCTGCCGAACACCTCGACGCAGGCCCTGCAGACAAATGTTCTGGTGCGCTCGGGCCAGACCGTGGTGCTCGGCGGGCTGTTTAAGGAAGACACGACCAAGACCACGAATCAGGTGCCGTTCCTGGGTCGGCTGCCGGTGCTTGGCAACTTCTTCCGCGGGACGGACGACAGCTCGGACCGGGTCGAGATTATTTTCCTGATCAAGCCCACGGTGATTCGTGATCGTGCTCTGGCTGCTGCGGGCGAAGAGGCGGCTCGCGGGATCGAGCGGATTCGTTTGGGTGCTCGAACCGGGCTACTGCCCAGCTCGCGACTGCGGATGGTTCGTGGTCACCTGGCTGATGCGGAGCGGCATGCCCGTGAGGGAAATACGAGTAAAGCGTTGTGGCATACAAACATCGCGTTGTCGCTGGAGCCGATCTCAACGGAGGCGTTGAAGCTCAAGAGTCAGCTGGTGGGCCGGTCGTTGCAGGATCAGGAGCGGGGTCTTCTTGAGGGTCCTGTCCAGCGTGCGCTTGATGCGGCGATCCTGCAGTTCAAGAGCGAGCCCGAGCCTGTTTCGGCTCCGCCTGCGGTCTCTGAGCCTGCTGGTGCTCCGGCAGCGCATGAGCAGGGTCAGGTGGCGGAGGAAGTTCCCACGTCGGGCGCGAATCGTGCGGTGAGTCTGGATGCGGTTGATCTGAGTGACGTGCCACGGGGTGATGTGCCTGCGCCACCAGCGGAAGCAACGAGTGCGGACTGGGTTCGTGTGATGATCGATCAGCTCCTTGAGGTGCGTGATGAGGCGCAGCGAGGTCTTTGGACCGAGGGTGATGCGCCGAGTCAGCAGCAGGCGCAGGTGGAGACCAGGCCATGA
- a CDS encoding DNA topoisomerase IV subunit B: MPPPPPPPAAAAYTAKDITVLEGLDPVRKRPGMYIGGVGTAGLHHLVWEVVDNSVDEAMNGHATEVSVTLDAERETITVSDNGRGIPVDIHPKHKKSALEIILTTLHAGGKFEGQNYKTSGGLHGVGASVVNALSKRLDAEVRRDGKLFTMSFAAGKPTGKLKAKPGARGTGTTIRFTPDPTIFPKTKFDPTTIRERLEVISYLHRGLKVIFEDQGASGSDGEERRVIYQHDEGIRQYLDHLMTARAARPIHETSFWTEKDNGGRVELTLRWTESTDEHVRSYVNGIPTGDGGTHENGFRAGLGKAVRNYIETHSLAPRGVTLTAEDIREGLLAIVSIFIAEPQFQGQTKDRLNNAEASQMVDNTVRSSLEQWLNANGTAAQSIVARIIAAARAREASRAASAAVSRKTPTARLMLPGKLADCLAKNRDETELFIVEGDSAGGSAKQGRARQHQAVLPLRGKVLNVESATLKKVLDNKELADLVTALGCGIGKDFDLSKLRYQRLILLADADSDGHHITTLLLTFVYRFLPGLIQDGRLFIAVPPLYRIDVGQETHWAADETDRERILSEANGRAKIEITRFKGLGEMMPKVLWETTLNPKTRRLLCVEIPDAIEADRVVNELMGKDASARFRFIMDRAETAEALDV; the protein is encoded by the coding sequence CCCCCCCACCCCCCCCGCCAGCGGCCGCCGCGTACACCGCCAAGGACATCACCGTCCTCGAAGGGCTCGACCCGGTCCGCAAACGACCGGGGATGTACATCGGCGGGGTCGGCACCGCAGGACTCCACCACCTGGTCTGGGAAGTCGTTGATAACTCCGTCGATGAAGCCATGAACGGCCACGCGACCGAGGTCTCGGTCACCCTCGACGCCGAACGCGAGACCATCACCGTCTCTGACAACGGCCGAGGCATCCCCGTTGACATCCACCCCAAACACAAAAAATCAGCCCTCGAAATCATTCTCACCACGCTCCACGCGGGCGGGAAGTTCGAGGGCCAGAACTACAAGACCTCCGGCGGGCTCCATGGCGTCGGGGCCTCGGTCGTCAATGCGCTCTCAAAACGACTCGACGCCGAGGTACGCCGTGATGGCAAGCTCTTCACGATGTCCTTCGCCGCAGGTAAACCCACAGGCAAGCTCAAAGCGAAACCGGGAGCACGCGGAACAGGGACCACCATCCGTTTCACGCCCGACCCGACGATCTTCCCGAAAACAAAGTTTGATCCCACGACCATCCGTGAACGTCTCGAAGTGATCAGCTACCTCCACCGCGGTCTCAAGGTGATCTTTGAAGACCAGGGGGCCTCCGGCAGCGATGGTGAGGAACGCAGGGTCATCTACCAGCACGACGAGGGCATCCGCCAGTACCTCGATCACCTGATGACAGCCCGCGCCGCCCGACCGATCCATGAGACGAGCTTCTGGACCGAGAAAGACAACGGCGGACGTGTCGAACTCACCCTCCGCTGGACCGAGTCCACCGACGAACACGTCCGCAGCTACGTCAACGGCATCCCCACCGGCGATGGCGGGACGCATGAGAATGGCTTCCGCGCCGGGCTCGGTAAGGCCGTCCGCAACTACATCGAAACCCACAGCCTCGCACCCCGAGGCGTCACCCTCACCGCCGAGGACATCCGCGAAGGCCTGCTGGCTATCGTCTCGATCTTCATTGCAGAACCGCAGTTCCAGGGCCAGACCAAAGACCGTCTGAACAACGCCGAAGCTTCTCAGATGGTCGACAACACCGTCCGCAGCAGTCTCGAGCAGTGGCTCAACGCCAATGGAACAGCCGCCCAGTCGATCGTTGCCCGCATCATCGCCGCCGCCCGTGCCCGCGAAGCATCCCGCGCGGCTTCTGCTGCCGTCTCACGAAAAACCCCGACCGCACGCCTGATGCTCCCCGGTAAACTCGCCGACTGTCTCGCCAAAAACCGTGATGAAACCGAGCTGTTCATTGTCGAAGGCGACTCCGCTGGCGGATCAGCCAAGCAGGGGCGCGCCCGCCAGCATCAGGCGGTTCTGCCCCTTCGCGGCAAGGTGCTCAACGTCGAATCGGCCACCCTCAAAAAAGTCCTCGACAACAAAGAGCTCGCCGACCTCGTCACCGCTCTGGGCTGCGGAATCGGCAAAGACTTTGATCTCAGCAAACTCCGGTATCAGCGACTGATTCTCCTCGCCGACGCCGATTCCGACGGCCACCACATCACCACCCTGCTCCTTACTTTCGTGTATCGCTTCCTGCCCGGCCTGATCCAGGACGGCCGGCTCTTCATCGCCGTCCCGCCCCTCTACCGCATCGATGTCGGCCAGGAGACCCACTGGGCCGCCGACGAGACCGACCGCGAAAGAATCCTCAGCGAAGCCAACGGCCGTGCGAAGATCGAGATCACCCGCTTCAAAGGCCTCGGCGAGATGATGCCCAAAGTCCTCTGGGAGACGACCCTGAACCCCAAGACCCGTCGTTTGCTCTGCGTGGAAATCCCCGACGCCATCGAAGCCGACCGTGTCGTAAACGAGCTGATGGGAAAAGACGCCTCCGCCCGCTTCCGTTTCATCATGGACCGCGCCGAGACAGCCGAGGCGCTCGACGTCTAG
- a CDS encoding tetratricopeptide repeat protein: MMKLSRLPHEVRSGLCLLFVAGVLGGCSGVPGIAEHREGAESRWWTLRGSMVLEQAEQHFDNGDLGQAEAALNEAARIDPDNAEVLTLAGRIAIERGELERAALTLRTAIEAVPEAAAPRYYLGIIEQRWQRPQAARERYSEAVERAPDNPEYVLALAESEVALGRDDKAVEILAERLDYFAQPAELHHALAQVLLLKDRKREAIDHLRQAVTLDPDRVEFRAELGIQLVAAGRSVEAIDLLTPLLSDPNQQTRRDLRRALARANRDAGRWSEARRLYRELVRESEPSADDLMHLAAVSWELGDFGGAETAAGRAHDLSPRDPEAMIWLGLAARQRNDHQRALGWFRSATEVSPNHAKAWALYGVGLEQVGRRDEAVGAYRRASQLDPTNARFRALQTLRPEGRRSRPS; the protein is encoded by the coding sequence ATGATGAAGCTAAGTCGACTACCCCATGAAGTCCGATCAGGGCTCTGTCTCCTGTTCGTAGCTGGCGTGCTTGGCGGGTGTTCAGGTGTACCGGGCATCGCGGAGCACCGTGAAGGTGCCGAGAGCCGGTGGTGGACGCTCCGGGGCTCGATGGTGCTTGAGCAGGCCGAGCAGCACTTTGATAACGGCGATCTGGGGCAGGCCGAGGCGGCGCTCAATGAGGCGGCCCGGATTGATCCTGACAATGCGGAGGTGCTGACCTTAGCCGGTCGTATCGCCATTGAACGAGGCGAGCTGGAGCGGGCTGCGTTGACATTGCGGACGGCGATCGAGGCCGTGCCTGAGGCGGCTGCGCCCCGTTATTACCTGGGGATTATCGAGCAGCGCTGGCAACGGCCGCAGGCTGCGCGTGAGCGTTATTCGGAGGCGGTCGAGCGGGCACCGGACAATCCTGAGTACGTCTTAGCGTTGGCTGAGTCTGAGGTGGCGCTTGGTCGTGATGACAAAGCCGTCGAGATCCTGGCCGAGCGACTGGATTACTTTGCGCAGCCTGCGGAGTTGCATCACGCTCTGGCTCAAGTCCTGCTTCTAAAGGATCGCAAGCGAGAAGCGATCGACCATCTACGTCAGGCGGTGACGCTTGATCCGGATCGTGTTGAGTTCCGCGCGGAGCTTGGGATTCAATTGGTGGCGGCGGGGCGTTCGGTGGAGGCGATTGATCTGTTGACGCCTTTACTCAGCGATCCGAACCAGCAGACGCGGCGTGATCTTCGGCGCGCGCTGGCCCGTGCGAATCGTGATGCGGGGCGTTGGTCGGAGGCGCGACGGCTGTACCGTGAGTTGGTGCGTGAGTCTGAGCCGTCTGCGGATGACTTGATGCATCTGGCTGCGGTGAGTTGGGAACTCGGAGACTTCGGCGGTGCCGAGACGGCAGCGGGTCGTGCTCACGATCTGAGCCCGCGTGACCCTGAGGCGATGATCTGGCTCGGGCTTGCTGCGCGGCAGCGAAATGATCATCAGCGAGCGCTGGGCTGGTTCCGATCGGCGACTGAGGTCAGCCCGAATCATGCGAAGGCTTGGGCTTTGTACGGCGTCGGACTTGAGCAGGTCGGGCGCCGCGATGAGGCGGTTGGAGCCTATCGGCGAGCCAGTCAGCTTGATCCGACGAACGCGCGATTCAGGGCGTTGCAGACGCTGCGTCCTGAGGGTCGGCGATCGCGACCATCGTGA